The Stenotrophomonas maltophilia genome includes a region encoding these proteins:
- a CDS encoding HEAT repeat domain-containing protein, which translates to MKDPARMLELADDPAELSALTEIFGRRSSLLGVLEATGRAARIRQWGSLINGSGDTSTNRQSMLSICREFDQVILRDFFHDECRSHMGSPLYATPGKFFVKPPLAGMVIYKDEFVDVHYMQSSPLQAAAAFQAGVETGITINGTDSLVFFTDTPGVEYQVYPVHTGDESDPRLGPPSRGQSASGDHLFLEGGRQGMHLLHGSSPTSMIVCLSSRSRSEVTQHFSLQSGKLVGCTATSVTDSRLQIIATALSYLRGSDNTGALLDMSRHPTTFVRWNALRSLYRVDPAAASERLKEMRENDVNEEIRKLATRSLEQG; encoded by the coding sequence ATGAAAGATCCAGCTCGAATGTTGGAACTCGCGGATGATCCTGCAGAACTGTCTGCACTGACGGAGATATTCGGAAGGAGATCGTCGCTCTTGGGCGTGCTCGAGGCCACTGGACGTGCGGCACGTATTCGCCAATGGGGATCGCTGATCAATGGAAGTGGGGACACCTCGACAAACCGTCAATCCATGCTTTCGATATGCCGTGAGTTCGATCAGGTAATCCTGCGCGACTTCTTCCACGATGAGTGCCGGAGCCACATGGGCAGTCCACTGTATGCGACGCCGGGGAAATTCTTCGTCAAGCCTCCACTGGCGGGAATGGTCATATACAAGGACGAGTTCGTGGACGTGCACTACATGCAGAGCTCGCCACTTCAGGCAGCTGCAGCATTCCAGGCCGGTGTCGAAACCGGAATCACCATCAACGGCACGGACTCACTGGTGTTCTTCACGGATACGCCCGGCGTCGAGTATCAGGTATACCCGGTCCACACCGGTGACGAATCCGACCCGCGGCTGGGCCCGCCTAGTCGAGGGCAGTCGGCTTCTGGTGACCATCTGTTCCTTGAGGGCGGCAGGCAGGGAATGCACCTTCTACATGGCTCCAGTCCGACGTCGATGATTGTCTGCCTCTCGTCCAGATCAAGGTCCGAGGTCACTCAGCACTTCTCCCTGCAGTCCGGAAAGCTCGTCGGCTGCACGGCGACAAGCGTAACCGACTCCCGGCTCCAGATCATCGCGACAGCATTGTCCTACCTGCGGGGGAGCGACAACACCGGAGCCTTGCTGGACATGTCGCGCCATCCGACGACATTCGTTCGCTGGAACGCGCTGAGATCGCTCTACCGCGTTGACCCGGCAGCGGCATCCGAGCGACTCAAGGAAATGAGGGAGAACGATGTGAACGAAGAGATCAGGAAGCTTGCGACCCGCTCACTGGAACAAGGATGA
- the rarD gene encoding EamA family transporter RarD, with product MSMEEKEQRRGLLVTASTFVIWGLVPVYWHLLNEVPSFQIIAHRIIWSTVMVLGWLLISSRLGWWQKIAAQPRALPILLVSSLTIAFNWGLYIWAVNAGHVIETSLGYFINPLVNVLLGVLVLKERLRRLQWVAVAMAAVGVAWLTIDAGTPPWIALGLACSFGLYGLLRKLVSVDPVAGLGVESMYLFLPALAFAIWAENGHGGAFFHGWGWRNDLLLVFGGAVTAVPLIGFAYGVKRIPLSLVGILQYIAPSLQLLLGVFFFHEAFDTAKAIGFAAIWAGLILFVGDNIRTMRAKR from the coding sequence GTGAGCATGGAAGAGAAAGAACAACGCCGGGGCCTGCTGGTCACCGCATCCACCTTCGTGATCTGGGGCCTGGTGCCGGTCTATTGGCACCTGCTCAACGAGGTACCCTCGTTCCAGATCATCGCCCACCGCATCATCTGGAGCACCGTGATGGTGCTGGGCTGGCTCTTGATCAGCTCGCGCCTGGGCTGGTGGCAGAAGATCGCCGCGCAGCCGCGCGCGCTGCCGATCCTGCTGGTGTCGAGCCTGACCATCGCCTTCAACTGGGGCCTGTACATCTGGGCGGTCAACGCCGGCCATGTGATCGAGACCAGCCTGGGCTACTTCATCAACCCGCTGGTGAACGTGCTGCTGGGCGTGCTGGTGCTGAAGGAGCGGCTGCGGCGCCTGCAGTGGGTGGCGGTGGCGATGGCGGCGGTGGGCGTGGCCTGGCTGACCATCGACGCGGGTACGCCGCCGTGGATCGCGCTGGGCCTGGCCTGTTCGTTCGGCCTGTATGGCCTGCTGCGCAAGCTGGTCTCGGTCGATCCGGTGGCCGGCCTGGGCGTGGAGAGCATGTACCTGTTCCTGCCGGCGCTGGCCTTCGCGATCTGGGCGGAAAACGGCCATGGCGGCGCGTTCTTCCATGGCTGGGGCTGGCGCAATGACCTGCTGCTGGTCTTCGGTGGCGCAGTGACCGCAGTGCCGCTGATCGGTTTCGCCTACGGCGTGAAGCGCATCCCGCTGTCGCTGGTCGGCATCCTGCAGTACATCGCGCCGAGCCTGCAGCTGCTGCTGGGCGTGTTCTTCTTCCACGAAGCGTTCGATACTGCCAAGGCGATCGGCTTCGCCGCGATCTGGGCCGGCCTGATCCTGTTCGTCGGTGACAACATCCGCACGATGCGCGCCAAGCGCTAG
- the yedA gene encoding drug/metabolite exporter YedA — MSASPVPFAAAPRGGLVALALLLVYVVWGSTYLGIAKALHGGALPLTMVSGSRFIIAGGLMFLALRLFWKMPNPTLRQWRNLVVMGVTMLVLGNGMVVLAEREVSSGLAATAVASVPLWMALFSALRGQHASRGEWLGIAIGFLGVVWLNAGSSLTASPTGLVLLLIAPIGWAFGSVWARGLDLPGPFMTAAGQMICGGVLLVLIGLAVGERPTTLPDTGGLLAMAYLCVFGSIVAFTAYVWLLQNVRPALAGSYAYVNPVIAVLLGALLNGERFGWRDLLAMAVILLGVVVLTMARTRKK; from the coding sequence ATGTCGGCTTCCCCTGTTCCCTTTGCGGCTGCCCCCCGGGGTGGCCTTGTCGCGCTGGCATTGCTGCTGGTCTACGTGGTCTGGGGCTCGACCTACCTGGGCATCGCCAAGGCCCTGCACGGCGGCGCGCTGCCGCTGACGATGGTTTCCGGCAGCCGGTTCATCATTGCCGGTGGCCTGATGTTCCTGGCCTTGCGCCTGTTCTGGAAGATGCCGAACCCGACCCTGCGGCAGTGGCGCAACCTGGTGGTGATGGGCGTGACCATGCTGGTGCTGGGCAACGGCATGGTGGTGCTGGCCGAGCGTGAGGTGTCCTCGGGCCTGGCCGCGACAGCGGTGGCCTCGGTGCCGCTGTGGATGGCGCTGTTCTCGGCGCTGCGCGGGCAGCATGCCAGCCGCGGTGAGTGGCTGGGCATCGCCATCGGCTTCCTCGGCGTAGTCTGGCTCAACGCCGGCAGCAGCCTGACGGCCTCGCCGACCGGGCTGGTGCTGCTGCTGATCGCGCCGATCGGCTGGGCCTTCGGTTCGGTGTGGGCGCGCGGCCTGGACCTGCCGGGCCCGTTCATGACCGCCGCCGGGCAGATGATCTGCGGTGGCGTGCTGCTGGTGCTGATCGGCCTGGCGGTCGGCGAGCGCCCGACCACGCTGCCCGATACCGGTGGCCTGCTGGCGATGGCCTACCTGTGCGTGTTCGGTTCCATCGTTGCCTTCACCGCCTACGTCTGGCTGCTGCAGAACGTGCGGCCGGCGCTGGCCGGCAGCTATGCGTACGTCAATCCGGTGATCGCGGTGCTGCTGGGCGCGCTGCTCAACGGCGAGCGCTTCGGCTGGCGCGACCTGCTGGCGATGGCGGTGATTCTCCTGGGTGTGGTGGTGCTGACAATGGCAAGGACGAGAAAGAAGTGA
- a CDS encoding ABC transporter permease — MISLFEFRRHLDIRGEVAGLLLLAVIALVKLGGDAILARESAAVVHLDARGTPVAGLSEGRFHFSDALGDGVSGDPPILSSVAGDYILHTEQPPGWLGELQRSLDTLHRQHSLSLLGVTRDQLRKVDSPVSLRVIDSRGTAVFADTSLTAVSIAMVVLTTLAILGCLGMIFQGLLGERFGHATEMILSAAPPGLWLDCKVAASILHGLKTVAVYGVYGAIGWTLMSGSASGDATFAEGSWKVMLGLLVFCLLGLMLWNWFFAACATAIRSPHSAFRNTLPAFPLTMIMIGFAGLRTPDGAFMHVMSLFPFTSMAAMPVRLLYVNVPIWEIALSLSLLAFTAALLRKWARSNFRTAIVSPVEPTHTSSD; from the coding sequence ATGATCAGCCTGTTCGAATTCAGACGGCACCTGGACATTCGTGGCGAAGTTGCAGGTCTTCTATTGCTCGCAGTGATCGCATTGGTGAAGTTGGGTGGAGACGCCATTCTTGCTCGGGAATCTGCAGCCGTCGTCCACTTGGATGCGCGAGGCACTCCAGTAGCGGGCCTGAGCGAGGGGCGCTTCCACTTCAGTGACGCGCTGGGAGATGGGGTCTCAGGCGATCCACCAATTCTGTCCTCGGTGGCCGGAGACTATATTCTCCACACCGAGCAGCCGCCGGGCTGGCTTGGGGAACTGCAACGCAGCCTGGACACGCTCCACCGTCAACATTCTCTATCACTGCTCGGTGTAACCCGTGACCAGCTTCGGAAGGTGGACTCACCAGTCTCGCTACGCGTCATTGACTCTCGGGGCACCGCGGTCTTCGCGGACACATCCTTGACCGCTGTTTCAATCGCAATGGTGGTACTGACGACACTCGCCATACTTGGCTGCCTTGGCATGATTTTTCAGGGCCTGCTGGGAGAGCGCTTTGGTCATGCTACAGAAATGATCCTGAGTGCAGCGCCACCTGGGCTCTGGCTCGACTGCAAAGTTGCCGCGTCCATCCTTCATGGATTGAAGACGGTGGCAGTGTATGGGGTCTACGGTGCAATCGGTTGGACGCTGATGTCCGGTTCGGCGAGTGGGGATGCAACCTTTGCCGAAGGCAGTTGGAAGGTGATGCTCGGCCTGCTCGTGTTCTGCCTTCTGGGGCTCATGCTGTGGAACTGGTTTTTCGCCGCGTGCGCTACCGCCATTCGATCACCGCATTCAGCTTTCCGCAACACGCTCCCGGCTTTCCCACTGACGATGATCATGATTGGATTTGCTGGCCTGCGGACGCCCGACGGTGCATTCATGCACGTAATGTCCCTTTTTCCTTTCACGTCAATGGCTGCAATGCCGGTTCGGCTTCTGTACGTGAATGTGCCGATCTGGGAGATCGCGCTGTCCCTGTCGCTTCTGGCCTTCACGGCAGCACTTTTGCGGAAGTGGGCCCGCAGCAACTTCAGGACTGCCATCGTTTCCCCGGTTGAACCAACGCATACATCGTCTGATTGA
- a CDS encoding MFS transporter, with product MSTTSQSAVTRTDGAALRRSISNTLKGSAGNLVEWYDVYVYSVFAVYFESQFFSPDDKNSTMYVWAIFAATFLMRPIGAWFFGRFADRHGRRLALTVSVTLMALCSFLIAITPTAASIGIWAAVILLFARLLQGFATGGEYGASATYMSEAAIPGRRGFLSSFHYVTLVGGHVLAQLTLLLMLTFWGKPEISEWGWRIAFGIGGIAAVVVFWLRRGMDESLSESSIEAAREGKAQKSGSMYELFVHQWRPLLLCFLITAGGTVAFYTYSVNGPKMIQSAFAGNDPMTGTLINLGVLAFLMVLQPVGGWLSDIIGRKTLLVFFGVGGVLYSWYLVTQLPHQHDATLAFLTLALAFVILTGYTSINAVVKAELFPTHVRALGVGLGYALANSLFGGTAPLLYQGALKTGHVDWFAIYVTATIAVSLVVYVFFLTNKGPNWLDGTRK from the coding sequence ATGAGCACCACGTCCCAATCCGCTGTCACCCGCACCGACGGCGCCGCGCTGCGCCGGTCGATCTCCAATACCCTCAAAGGCTCCGCCGGCAACCTGGTGGAGTGGTATGACGTCTACGTGTACTCGGTGTTCGCCGTGTACTTCGAATCGCAGTTCTTCTCGCCGGACGACAAGAACTCCACGATGTACGTGTGGGCGATCTTCGCCGCCACGTTCCTGATGCGCCCGATCGGTGCCTGGTTCTTCGGCCGCTTCGCCGACCGCCACGGCCGTCGGTTGGCGCTGACTGTCTCGGTCACGCTGATGGCGCTGTGCTCGTTCCTGATCGCCATCACCCCCACCGCCGCCAGCATCGGCATCTGGGCCGCAGTCATCCTGCTGTTCGCGCGCCTGCTGCAGGGCTTCGCCACCGGCGGCGAGTACGGCGCCAGCGCCACCTACATGTCCGAGGCCGCCATTCCCGGCCGTCGCGGCTTCCTGTCCTCCTTCCACTACGTCACCCTGGTTGGCGGCCATGTCCTGGCCCAGCTGACCCTGCTGCTGATGCTGACCTTCTGGGGCAAGCCGGAGATCTCCGAGTGGGGCTGGCGCATCGCCTTCGGCATCGGAGGCATCGCCGCGGTGGTGGTGTTCTGGCTGCGCCGCGGCATGGACGAATCGCTGTCGGAGTCGTCGATCGAAGCTGCGCGCGAGGGCAAGGCGCAGAAGTCCGGCTCCATGTACGAGCTGTTCGTGCACCAGTGGCGGCCGCTGCTGCTGTGCTTCCTGATCACCGCCGGTGGCACCGTGGCCTTCTACACCTACTCGGTGAACGGCCCGAAAATGATCCAGAGCGCATTCGCGGGCAACGACCCGATGACCGGCACCCTGATCAACCTGGGCGTGCTGGCGTTCCTGATGGTGCTGCAGCCGGTCGGCGGCTGGCTGTCGGACATCATCGGCCGCAAGACCCTGCTGGTGTTCTTCGGTGTGGGCGGTGTGCTGTACAGCTGGTACCTGGTCACCCAGCTGCCGCACCAGCACGACGCCACCCTGGCCTTCCTGACCCTGGCACTGGCCTTCGTCATCCTCACCGGCTACACCTCGATCAATGCCGTGGTGAAGGCCGAGCTGTTCCCCACCCACGTGCGTGCGCTGGGCGTAGGCCTGGGTTATGCGCTGGCCAACTCGCTGTTCGGCGGCACCGCCCCGCTGCTGTACCAGGGCGCGCTGAAGACCGGCCACGTCGACTGGTTCGCCATCTACGTGACCGCAACGATCGCGGTATCGTTGGTGGTCTATGTGTTCTTCCTCACCAACAAGGGCCCGA
- a CDS encoding ABC transporter ATP-binding protein, protein MLLAEQVCKRFGERVVLRDLDLCVPPGEIVGIIGANGVGKTTLFRILCHLIPADSGTVAFGTEADTASVPYVDIGYLPESRSLFSEVTVGRTLEFWARLRGMSGKQAVKARDVWLEEIGLLARASNRVSSLSKGNLQKLQLAACMLHDPGVLILDEPFSGLDPVNQIAVADLINRAARQGTAVVLSAHHIELLQRLARRILMLRDGQLHPATSQDLHPTRIVALSHPLHCESSPHDLRPEKSLCE, encoded by the coding sequence ATGCTTCTCGCTGAGCAGGTCTGCAAGCGGTTTGGCGAGAGGGTCGTGCTGCGGGACCTCGATCTTTGCGTACCTCCAGGGGAGATCGTTGGCATCATCGGTGCCAATGGCGTTGGCAAGACGACGCTCTTCCGTATCCTCTGCCATCTCATTCCTGCCGATTCCGGAACCGTAGCTTTTGGAACCGAAGCCGACACCGCCAGCGTACCGTACGTGGATATTGGCTATCTGCCCGAATCGCGCAGTCTCTTCTCCGAAGTCACCGTTGGAAGGACGCTGGAGTTCTGGGCGCGACTGAGAGGGATGTCAGGAAAGCAGGCGGTGAAGGCACGCGATGTGTGGCTTGAAGAAATAGGGCTGCTGGCGCGCGCCTCAAATCGAGTATCCAGCCTCTCCAAGGGCAACCTGCAGAAGCTGCAGCTCGCCGCCTGCATGCTTCACGACCCGGGCGTCCTGATCCTTGATGAGCCGTTCTCGGGACTGGACCCTGTAAACCAGATTGCCGTTGCCGACCTCATCAATCGTGCGGCACGCCAAGGTACAGCCGTTGTGCTTTCCGCCCACCACATTGAGTTGCTTCAGCGCCTCGCCAGAAGGATTCTCATGCTGAGGGATGGACAGCTTCATCCCGCCACGTCGCAGGACCTTCACCCTACCCGCATCGTGGCGCTCTCTCATCCTCTGCATTGCGAGTCCTCCCCGCATGACCTTCGACCGGAGAAAAGCTTATGCGAGTGA